The following proteins come from a genomic window of Phycisphaerales bacterium:
- a CDS encoding class I SAM-dependent methyltransferase, whose product MGTGERPAESTATQGRQVPTREGYDQWSDIYDSDGNPLVLLEEPEVERSVGSVAGLKVLDLGCGTGRHSLRLAARGAKVTACDFSEGMLAKAKGKPGAEEVEWVVHDLSTGLPFEDGAFDVVLSALVLDHVRDVDRFFAEATRVCRRGGRMVFSVMHPAMMLKGVQARFTDPGTGERVHPQSEPNQISDYVMGAARAGLRFTHMSEHAATEALAAKAERARKHLGWPLLLMMVLEHG is encoded by the coding sequence ATGGGAACTGGCGAGAGACCAGCGGAATCCACGGCCACTCAGGGACGGCAGGTACCCACCCGCGAGGGGTACGACCAGTGGAGCGACATCTACGACTCCGACGGGAACCCGCTGGTGCTGCTGGAGGAGCCCGAGGTCGAGCGGTCGGTCGGATCGGTGGCTGGGCTCAAGGTGCTGGACCTGGGGTGTGGGACGGGGCGGCACTCGCTGCGGCTGGCCGCGCGGGGGGCGAAGGTGACGGCCTGCGACTTCTCCGAAGGAATGCTGGCGAAGGCGAAGGGCAAGCCAGGGGCGGAGGAGGTCGAGTGGGTGGTGCACGACCTCTCGACGGGGCTGCCGTTCGAGGACGGTGCCTTCGACGTGGTGCTGTCGGCGCTGGTGCTCGACCACGTGCGTGATGTGGATAGGTTCTTCGCCGAGGCCACGCGGGTGTGCCGGCGCGGCGGGCGGATGGTGTTCTCCGTCATGCACCCTGCGATGATGCTCAAGGGCGTGCAGGCGCGCTTCACGGACCCTGGCACCGGCGAGCGCGTGCACCCGCAAAGCGAGCCCAACCAGATCAGTGATTACGTCATGGGTGCTGCGCGGGCGGGGCTGCGGTTCACGCACATGAGCGAGCACGCGGCCACCGAGGCGCTCGCCGCGAAGGCCGAGCGGGCCCGAAAGCACCTGGGCTGGCCGCTGCTGCTGATGATGGTCCTCGAGCACGGGTGA
- a CDS encoding arginine N-succinyltransferase, translated as MFVIRQSKPEDAPTLQKLARMVYFINLPPEERLILEKIQHSQRCFSKLVEPAGAAKPDPRRRKRHGSGLSHMQEDSDLFMFTIIDTDAHSGGPTLGTSQVRAKMGGPGNPNWAFKISEKTFRSEQLGWGTTHKVGQLYADETSPTEIGGLILAPSHRGHRGRPGRFLSFVRFHFMGLYRSVFSNRIIAEMAPPVTPEGDNLFWDAFGRKFIPVKYAEADRFCQHNRAFISELLPKDEIYLSLLPLEVQNQIGAVSPETVPARRLLESLGFSYRGIVDPFDTGPHLEADTDKVSLVNQTRRLTLGKPASPERCTTPVMLSTMNDDAEFRALECWAEVEGEQVRVPRQVMELLMASPGAAVGMTPMQAWMRSEEVRSGERSPEQPDADAVRANGASRRQTKGKGKAKGRSKGVRS; from the coding sequence GTGTTCGTGATCCGTCAGTCCAAGCCCGAGGACGCCCCCACGCTCCAGAAGCTGGCGCGGATGGTCTACTTCATCAACCTGCCGCCCGAGGAGCGTCTGATCCTCGAGAAGATCCAGCACAGCCAGCGCTGCTTCTCCAAGCTCGTTGAGCCCGCGGGCGCCGCCAAGCCCGACCCCCGCCGGCGCAAGCGCCACGGCTCGGGCCTCTCGCACATGCAGGAGGACTCGGACCTCTTCATGTTCACAATCATCGACACCGACGCACACTCCGGGGGGCCCACGCTGGGCACGAGCCAGGTGCGGGCCAAGATGGGCGGGCCGGGCAATCCCAACTGGGCGTTCAAGATCTCCGAGAAGACCTTCCGCAGCGAGCAGCTCGGCTGGGGGACGACCCACAAGGTGGGCCAGCTCTACGCCGACGAGACCAGCCCCACCGAGATCGGCGGCCTCATCCTCGCCCCCAGCCACCGCGGGCACCGCGGCCGCCCGGGGCGCTTCCTCTCGTTCGTGCGGTTCCACTTCATGGGGCTGTACCGCAGCGTCTTCTCGAACCGGATCATCGCCGAGATGGCCCCGCCAGTGACCCCCGAGGGTGACAACCTCTTCTGGGACGCCTTCGGCCGCAAGTTCATCCCCGTGAAGTACGCCGAGGCCGACCGCTTCTGCCAGCACAACCGGGCGTTCATTTCCGAGCTGCTGCCCAAGGACGAGATCTACCTCTCGCTGCTGCCGCTGGAGGTGCAGAACCAGATCGGGGCAGTGTCGCCCGAGACGGTGCCCGCCCGCAGGCTGCTCGAGAGCCTTGGGTTCTCCTACCGCGGCATTGTCGATCCCTTCGACACCGGCCCGCACCTGGAGGCGGACACCGACAAGGTGTCGCTGGTGAACCAGACACGCCGCCTGACCCTCGGCAAGCCGGCCAGCCCCGAGCGGTGCACCACCCCCGTCATGCTCAGCACGATGAACGACGATGCCGAGTTCCGCGCGCTGGAGTGCTGGGCGGAGGTTGAGGGCGAGCAGGTGCGTGTGCCCCGTCAGGTCATGGAGCTGCTCATGGCCTCGCCGGGCGCGGCAGTGGGAATGACGCCGATGCAGGCGTGGATGCGTTCAGAGGAGGTCCGCTCGGGCGAGCGCAGCCCGGAGCAGCCCGACGCCGACGCAGTGCGGGCCAACGGCGCCTCGCGCCGGCAGACCAAGGGTAAGGGCAAGGCGAAGGGCCGCTCCAAGGGCGTGAGGTCCTGA